The following DNA comes from Chitinophaga nivalis.
AACCCGGGCACCGGAGTTACTCGCCTACACCTATTACCGCATTGCCGTTATCGCAGCGCATAAAAAAGATAAAGCATTGCTGACATGGGCTGGCAGCAACGCCATCAAAGCCGATGCACTGAACAAAGACCGCGATGGTATGCAGGGAATGATCAGCAGACTGACCATATAATAGCATCACCCAAACAAGGGTGGCCCCCGGCCGGTAAGCAGTGCTGCAACTGTTTTGCCGGCCGGGGGTGTTTTATACCCGCCACATAAAAAATTCACCGGGTATACCGGCTACGGATAAACGAAAAACAGCAGGCCTTTTCCCGGGCCACCATCATTGCGCCTCCACATCGTTCCCCCATCCCTGTTGTGCCTCCTCTACCCGGCTTAACATGTTCTCTCCGCATATACCCCCAATTCATCTAACCGGAGAGATCGCTTGTTGCTATCATCAATTTAGTATATTCGTTCAGGTTGTCATGAAACGGCACATTACCTGCATGGCTATACGTTCTCTTCCGGTGAACAGGGAACACTCCGTTTACCCGGCAGAACTTCCCCCCAGGTAGCTGCTGTCTTACACAGGTATGCATCTCCCCAAAACTTTCCCGGTGAAAGTAAACCCTTGCATCCCTACCATTGTGGTTACAAACATGCACAACTACCAGGCAGTCAACGATAAAAAAACTACTTCTGCAATGAACACGGAGCAATTAACCAACCCCCTCGTCAAAGCCGCTATTGTGGCGATGACAAACGGTGACCGTACCACCTGGACGGAGCTGTTTACCCCCGATGCCATCTTTACGGATGATGGCCATACCGGCAGCATCAGCGCATTTACCGCAGGTGTCTTTGGCAAAGGCAAAGAACATTTCACGCGGATTGACAAAGTAGCCAACGACGGCCTGGATATTTACGGGCAGTATCATTCCGATCAATGGGGCGATTTCAAGACCTTTTTTAAATTCGGCATCACCAACGGAAAAATCTTCCGGTTAGATGTAGGACAAGCTGATTATTAAGTGTATGGAATTTCACGAAGCCATTGAACTCATCCGGCATCCTACGCTGACAAGGCCCCAGGAAAGCATCTGGGCCGATCTTGGCTGTGGCAGCGGATTGTTTACCTATGCCCTGGCACACCAACTGGCAGCCGGGAGTACGGTATATGCCATTGATAAAAGCCCGGTACGACTGCACCCCCACCCCTTGCCACGTCCGGTGACTATTTTTCCGCAGCAGACAGACTTTGTACAAAGTCCCCTGCAATTACCTCTGTTGCAGGGAATCCTGATGGCCAATGCCCTGCACTATGTAGCGGATAAGCGTAAACTACTCCGGCACCTCCGTACCTACCTGCAACCCGATGGTTGTTTGCTCATCGTAGAATATGATACCACCGCCGCTAATCAGTGGGTGCCCTATCCGATTCCCCCCACAGCCTTAAAAGCATTATTGGCGGACATCGGGTTTGCTCATTTTCTAATGCTTGGTACAAGGCCCTCCGTTTATCAACCAGTGCAACTCTATGCCGCACTGATTACGTCATAAAATCATTTAACCTAAAAAATACTGCTTCCTGTTATGCATACTGGTAATCATTACAAACTGAAAGAATTCCTGCTTTGGACGCGGCGGGACAGCTATTGGATATTTTTCCTGGCGGTGGTGCCCACCAGTCTCTATTATTTCCTGGACTGGAAATGGCTGGCTATTCCCTGGGTACCTATTGCCATGATTGGTACCGCTGCCGCCTTCATTGTCGGGTTCCGGAACAACGCTACCTACAGCCGGCTGTGGGAAGCCCGGCAATTGTGGGGCAGTATCGTTAACAGTAGTCGTTCCTGGGGTATCATGGTCCGGGATTTTGT
Coding sequences within:
- a CDS encoding class I SAM-dependent methyltransferase, with translation MEFHEAIELIRHPTLTRPQESIWADLGCGSGLFTYALAHQLAAGSTVYAIDKSPVRLHPHPLPRPVTIFPQQTDFVQSPLQLPLLQGILMANALHYVADKRKLLRHLRTYLQPDGCLLIVEYDTTAANQWVPYPIPPTALKALLADIGFAHFLMLGTRPSVYQPVQLYAALITS